One window of Chloroflexus aggregans DSM 9485 genomic DNA carries:
- a CDS encoding TolB family protein: protein MRLHWLVIIAVLLLAACSAAPSPDQSPVSAPLHGDELPGRLLFSREGGVWLWEGRTARQLIAPPATQPAFDPRGERIVYVAARAGASDLWVADGSGAMLAQLTRNDPAAPPGSIERVYAAMWAFYPVWLPDGSGVLAAAQAAPPVGDPPADAPFAIFRYALNGQRQPVFADANAHIGRIVVLPSDELIAVRTVLGSEGQQQLYRIAGGQAEPLPGAPTPAYDPAVSPDGKWVVFAVGINGGSDLYTLPAAGGSPVRITDLGTARAPVFSPDGTLLAFLAIPPGERGFDLYLATVTVDDTGLRLGPSRRLSTGFAINPDAGLSWTR from the coding sequence ATGAGACTGCACTGGTTGGTGATCATCGCTGTCTTGCTCCTTGCCGCGTGTAGTGCCGCGCCGTCACCTGATCAATCACCGGTATCGGCTCCGTTGCATGGCGACGAACTACCCGGCCGCTTGCTGTTCAGTCGTGAGGGTGGCGTATGGTTGTGGGAAGGCCGAACGGCGCGTCAGTTGATTGCCCCACCGGCGACCCAGCCGGCCTTTGATCCGCGCGGTGAACGGATCGTCTACGTGGCAGCGCGGGCCGGTGCGAGTGATTTGTGGGTGGCCGATGGTTCAGGGGCGATGCTGGCCCAATTGACCCGCAACGACCCGGCTGCACCGCCCGGTAGTATCGAGCGCGTGTATGCGGCGATGTGGGCGTTCTATCCGGTTTGGCTTCCCGATGGAAGTGGTGTGTTAGCCGCTGCCCAAGCCGCACCGCCGGTTGGTGATCCACCGGCTGATGCGCCGTTTGCCATCTTTCGCTACGCCCTCAACGGTCAACGCCAACCGGTATTTGCCGATGCGAACGCCCATATCGGGCGTATCGTCGTGCTTCCCTCTGATGAGCTGATTGCCGTGCGCACCGTGCTCGGTAGTGAGGGGCAACAGCAGCTCTATCGGATTGCCGGTGGCCAGGCCGAGCCGCTGCCGGGGGCACCTACTCCGGCCTACGATCCGGCGGTCAGCCCCGATGGAAAGTGGGTTGTCTTTGCCGTGGGGATCAACGGTGGCAGTGACCTCTACACCTTGCCGGCCGCCGGTGGTTCTCCGGTACGCATCACCGATCTCGGGACGGCTCGCGCACCGGTCTTTTCACCTGACGGTACACTCCTGGCTTTTCTCGCCATTCCACCGGGTGAGCGTGGGTTCGACCTCTACCTTGCGACGGTGACGGTTGATGACACAGGTTTACGACTTGGCCCGTCACGTCGTCTTTCAACCGGTTTCGCGATCAACCCCGATGCCGGTTTGTCATGGACGCGATAG
- a CDS encoding diacylglycerol/lipid kinase family protein, with translation MRTLIVFNPTAGHAEQLEAELEAAAQVWREHGWSVELQPTNGPGDGQRLARQAVDCGYDLVVAAGGDGTINEVVNGLVGSQTMLATLPLGTMNVWARELGLPLQPRAAAQTMLGWSPRSIDVGRAGERYFLLMAGIGFDAAITANIRPAEKRRFGALAYVARGIEEVIRIRGTRANLFLDGRRIKARVLMIVIGNSQLYGGLVKITHRASIDDGLLDVCVIKGDNGLNAIGHLIAILRRRFSLNPDIAYYRAHEIEVITRPPLPVQVDGDPIGTTPMRFTVVPAALRALLPSELPDDLIQQPPPSARRWPQRLLAWLRRRVEEEA, from the coding sequence ATGCGCACATTGATTGTCTTTAACCCAACGGCCGGGCACGCCGAGCAGTTAGAAGCCGAACTTGAAGCAGCAGCTCAGGTCTGGCGTGAACACGGCTGGTCGGTCGAGTTGCAGCCGACCAATGGTCCCGGCGATGGTCAACGGCTGGCCCGCCAGGCGGTTGATTGCGGGTATGATCTCGTCGTGGCTGCCGGTGGCGATGGGACTATTAACGAGGTGGTAAACGGTTTGGTCGGTAGCCAGACGATGTTGGCTACGTTGCCGTTGGGCACGATGAATGTTTGGGCACGAGAATTGGGTTTGCCGCTTCAACCACGAGCTGCTGCTCAGACGATGTTGGGGTGGTCGCCGCGATCAATTGATGTCGGGCGCGCCGGCGAACGTTATTTTCTCTTGATGGCGGGGATCGGTTTTGATGCCGCGATTACGGCAAATATTCGTCCTGCAGAAAAACGGCGTTTTGGCGCGTTGGCGTATGTTGCCCGTGGTATCGAAGAGGTAATCCGGATTCGGGGAACACGAGCAAATCTCTTCCTTGATGGTCGTCGGATCAAGGCTCGTGTGCTGATGATCGTGATCGGTAATTCGCAGTTGTATGGTGGTTTAGTCAAGATTACTCACCGTGCCAGTATTGATGATGGGTTGCTCGATGTGTGCGTGATCAAAGGCGACAATGGTCTGAACGCTATCGGTCATTTGATCGCGATTCTCCGGCGCCGATTTAGTCTCAACCCCGATATTGCCTATTATCGTGCCCACGAGATTGAGGTGATTACCCGGCCTCCCTTGCCGGTCCAAGTCGATGGTGATCCTATCGGAACCACGCCGATGCGGTTTACCGTTGTGCCGGCAGCACTACGGGCTTTGTTGCCATCTGAGCTGCCCGACGATTTAATCCAGCAACCGCCACCGAGTGCGCGCCGCTGGCCACAACGGCTCCTGGCGTGGTTGCGTCGTCGGGTGGAGGAGGAGGCATGA
- the xerA gene encoding site-specific tyrosine recombinase/integron integrase, giving the protein MNQYVAQFLAYLADERKMSANTTAAYRTDLEQLCSFLQERGIEQWNDVNTEAMLAFVITLKEKKYANSTVARRLAAIKSFFSFLRERNVVHHDPTEQLDAPRVDRFPPKAISQHQVDELLELPLQNNSGPEGLRDKAMLEVLYATGMRVSELVALNIDDISFTSKTVRCLGRQGRERILPLSEAALTALEEYLDIARPKLANHAHGNDEALFLNHRGKRLTRQGFWLILKEYADRAGLHDLTPHMLRHSFAAHQLRNGVDLRELQERLGHASIATTQIYTHLTEEETPSNVVGSSQSHR; this is encoded by the coding sequence ATGAACCAGTATGTAGCGCAATTTCTCGCCTATCTAGCCGATGAACGGAAGATGTCGGCCAATACCACGGCGGCCTATCGCACCGATCTCGAGCAACTCTGCTCGTTTCTGCAAGAGCGAGGGATCGAGCAGTGGAACGATGTGAATACCGAGGCAATGTTGGCCTTCGTCATCACGCTTAAAGAGAAAAAGTACGCTAACTCAACCGTCGCGCGACGATTGGCGGCGATTAAATCGTTCTTTAGCTTTTTGCGCGAACGCAACGTTGTTCATCATGACCCGACCGAGCAACTCGACGCGCCGCGCGTTGATCGCTTCCCGCCCAAAGCTATCTCCCAGCATCAGGTTGATGAGCTGCTGGAATTGCCGCTGCAAAATAACAGCGGACCGGAAGGACTACGCGATAAGGCGATGCTCGAAGTGCTCTATGCAACCGGTATGCGCGTCAGCGAATTGGTTGCATTGAATATTGACGATATTTCGTTCACGAGCAAAACGGTACGCTGTCTGGGTCGGCAAGGGCGCGAGCGGATTCTGCCGCTCAGTGAGGCGGCGCTGACTGCGCTTGAAGAGTATCTTGATATTGCCCGTCCCAAATTAGCCAACCACGCCCATGGCAATGACGAGGCACTCTTCCTCAATCATCGCGGCAAACGGTTGACCCGCCAAGGTTTCTGGCTGATCCTGAAGGAATACGCCGACCGGGCCGGTTTGCACGATCTAACCCCGCACATGCTGCGGCATTCCTTTGCTGCCCATCAATTGCGCAACGGCGTGGATTTACGCGAGCTACAGGAACGACTCGGACACGCCTCAATCGCGACGACCCAAATCTATACACATCTGACCGAAGAAGAGACGCCATCGAATGTAGTCGGCAGTAGTCAATCTCACCGGTAG
- a CDS encoding glycine--tRNA ligase: MPATSLDQIVALAKRRGFIFPSSEIYGGLQGVYDYGPLGVELKNNIIADWWRTNVYERDDMEGLDAAILMNRLVWKYSGHEETFNDPLVDCRTCKMRWRADHIHGVCPNCGSRDLTEPRPFNMMFRTQIGPVADSSSFAYLRPETAQGIFVNFANVLATTARKLPFGIAQVGKAFRNEITPRNFIFRVREFEQMEIEYFVMPGTDEEWHQRWLEARLAWWEQIGIPRSRITIYDVPPDELAHYSKRTFDLMYDYPNIGVQEIEGIANRTDYDLGSHSKDQDQLNLTARVNRNEDSLARLTYFDQASGRHVVPYVIEPSAGVGRCMLAVMCEGYAEELTKPIPTEKLTAVGDALQTFLKSVGRSEKIGGEARDAILARGEALQQALTERLPEVEQLLAMPGADQIEVGKKLRGQVQPLIDEHYRTVLRLKPRLAPIKAAVFPLKRNHEQLVTTAKAVRRQLQVGGEMRTVYDDTGAIGKLYRRQDEIGTPFCITVDFDTIGQGKDPSLAGTVTVRDRDTMAQERVPISELEGYLREKLRA, translated from the coding sequence GTGCCGGCTACCTCTCTTGACCAGATCGTGGCGCTGGCAAAGCGTCGCGGCTTTATCTTTCCCAGCAGCGAGATCTATGGCGGTTTACAGGGCGTGTATGACTACGGCCCCCTCGGCGTCGAATTGAAGAATAACATCATTGCCGATTGGTGGCGGACGAATGTGTATGAACGTGACGATATGGAGGGTCTCGATGCGGCAATCTTGATGAACCGGCTGGTCTGGAAATATTCCGGTCACGAAGAGACCTTCAACGATCCCTTGGTCGATTGCCGCACCTGCAAGATGCGCTGGCGCGCCGACCATATTCACGGCGTGTGTCCTAATTGTGGTTCGCGTGACCTCACCGAGCCGCGCCCGTTTAATATGATGTTCCGTACCCAGATCGGGCCGGTGGCTGATAGCAGCTCGTTTGCCTACTTGCGCCCCGAAACGGCACAAGGCATTTTCGTCAATTTTGCCAATGTTCTCGCTACCACTGCCCGAAAATTGCCGTTTGGGATTGCCCAAGTCGGCAAGGCGTTTCGCAACGAGATTACCCCACGCAATTTTATCTTCCGGGTGCGTGAATTCGAGCAGATGGAGATTGAGTATTTTGTCATGCCGGGTACCGATGAAGAGTGGCATCAGCGGTGGCTTGAGGCCCGATTGGCGTGGTGGGAGCAGATCGGTATTCCGCGGAGCCGGATTACAATCTACGACGTGCCACCCGATGAGCTTGCCCATTACTCAAAACGCACGTTCGACCTTATGTACGATTACCCCAACATCGGCGTGCAAGAGATCGAGGGCATCGCTAACCGTACCGATTACGATCTCGGTTCACACAGCAAAGATCAAGATCAACTCAATCTCACCGCCCGGGTGAACCGCAATGAAGATAGCCTCGCCCGCCTTACCTATTTCGATCAGGCGAGCGGTCGCCATGTGGTGCCGTATGTGATCGAGCCATCAGCCGGGGTAGGACGTTGTATGCTGGCGGTCATGTGCGAAGGGTATGCGGAAGAATTGACCAAGCCGATCCCGACCGAGAAGTTGACTGCTGTCGGTGATGCCTTACAGACGTTCCTCAAATCGGTTGGGCGTAGCGAGAAGATCGGTGGTGAAGCCCGCGATGCCATCCTTGCTCGTGGCGAAGCGTTACAACAGGCGCTTACCGAACGGTTACCTGAAGTGGAGCAGTTGTTGGCGATGCCCGGCGCCGATCAGATCGAGGTCGGGAAGAAGCTGCGTGGGCAAGTACAACCGCTGATCGATGAACATTACCGAACCGTGTTGCGCCTCAAACCGCGCCTTGCCCCGATTAAGGCCGCCGTCTTCCCTCTCAAACGCAACCACGAACAGCTTGTCACTACGGCCAAAGCGGTGCGACGCCAGTTGCAGGTCGGTGGCGAGATGCGCACCGTTTATGACGATACCGGCGCGATTGGCAAGCTCTACCGTCGTCAAGATGAGATCGGAACCCCCTTCTGCATTACGGTTGACTTCGATACGATTGGTCAGGGCAAAGACCCATCGCTGGCGGGAACGGTAACGGTGCGCGATCGCGATACGATGGCGCAGGAGCGAGTACCGATTAGCGAATTAGAAGGATACCTACGGGAGAAACTTCGCGCGTAG
- a CDS encoding molybdopterin-dependent oxidoreductase has product MSLELMSFSPSTTLSAKDARLRFVSDAPLILYPPLAILNEALTPVERLFVRNCQPYTPHLADNWELTIDGLVRYPLTITLSDLQRPPIGSLIAALIGQAHDHADYAAIANAEWIGKPLALLLEAAGVKAQASFAVCRSTGEQPLVCYVPLSKLWQDGMLAYAVNGQPLPAVHGGPVRLVVPGWSGFYWIKWLTHITLISADKAPPEAHCSGELAIDCRLFTDDHSSLYGMAWSGGHGVARVMLSVDGGPWVNAELDDDLGPRAWRRFWYRCLPVGSRRLAVQIGDNRGRSAIRTWDLLNDVALRAKFLP; this is encoded by the coding sequence ATGTCGCTTGAACTCATGTCTTTCTCGCCATCCACAACGTTATCGGCTAAGGATGCTCGGCTCCGGTTCGTGAGTGATGCGCCATTGATTCTGTATCCGCCCCTCGCCATCCTCAACGAGGCCCTGACGCCGGTCGAGCGTTTGTTCGTCCGTAATTGTCAGCCATACACTCCGCATCTTGCCGACAACTGGGAATTGACGATTGACGGGCTGGTGCGGTATCCGTTGACCATCACCCTATCCGATCTGCAGCGTCCACCGATTGGCAGTTTGATCGCGGCTCTCATCGGTCAAGCTCACGACCATGCAGACTACGCAGCCATTGCCAACGCCGAATGGATCGGCAAACCGCTGGCGCTCTTGCTGGAGGCAGCCGGGGTAAAAGCCCAAGCCAGCTTCGCCGTTTGTCGAAGTACCGGTGAGCAACCGCTCGTCTGTTATGTTCCCCTCAGCAAACTCTGGCAAGACGGGATGTTGGCGTATGCGGTGAACGGCCAACCCTTACCGGCGGTGCATGGTGGGCCGGTGCGGCTGGTAGTACCGGGTTGGTCTGGGTTTTATTGGATCAAGTGGCTTACTCACATTACCCTGATTTCAGCCGATAAAGCGCCACCGGAGGCTCATTGCTCCGGCGAGCTGGCAATCGACTGTCGCTTGTTCACCGACGATCATTCGTCACTTTACGGTATGGCATGGTCAGGGGGGCATGGAGTAGCGCGGGTGATGCTTTCGGTCGATGGCGGCCCGTGGGTCAATGCTGAACTCGACGATGATCTCGGCCCACGGGCATGGCGTCGCTTTTGGTATCGTTGTCTACCGGTCGGTAGCCGCCGGTTAGCCGTACAGATCGGCGATAATCGTGGTCGCAGCGCCATCCGCACGTGGGATCTCCTGAACGATGTGGCGCTACGCGCGAAGTTTCTCCCGTAG
- a CDS encoding MarR family winged helix-turn-helix transcriptional regulator has product MHQLNEWGLSMSHLRLLSLLAPDRSLSMRELADALNITPPSLTALTRRLVQNGLIERRPHPDDSRVVLLSLSEAGRKLHHDLEAERLDRMARLLSGLTHTEQQLFLDLLERAMRT; this is encoded by the coding sequence ATGCACCAGCTCAATGAGTGGGGATTGTCGATGTCGCACCTGCGCTTGCTCAGTCTCCTCGCCCCCGACCGCAGCTTATCGATGCGAGAGTTGGCCGATGCATTGAATATTACACCTCCCTCCCTCACGGCACTAACCCGGCGGCTCGTGCAAAATGGCCTGATCGAACGCCGTCCCCATCCCGACGATAGCCGTGTGGTGCTGCTCTCACTCAGTGAAGCCGGTCGCAAATTACACCATGATCTGGAGGCCGAGCGATTAGATCGGATGGCACGATTGCTGAGCGGCTTAACGCACACGGAACAGCAGTTGTTTCTCGATTTACTTGAACGCGCGATGCGGACGTGA
- a CDS encoding ABC transporter ATP-binding protein — MQANRFAQSSTQRPTPGALIRAIRYLGRQRRTVTIAYGALVIATLAQLAVPQLVQNMIDAVTRSVVATRILTEVPAAFQAAAAARLGVTIEQLQLDAANAEGIVINAALLILAFAVMRGIFSFLQTFMAERTSHGLAFDLRNAIFSKIQRMSFSFYDRNQTGQLMVRATDDVERVRTFVAQGLVLAAQSFLLLTGALIVLALTNWQLTLVIVPLLPIALAVFFIFGRISQPLFAEVQNRLSRLNTILQENIAGIKVVKAFTRESYEEQRFDRAATALMEQQIKVNRIFAFLFPVVFLIAQLGQVAILYFGGQQILNGTLALGEYQKFSLYLVYVFFPLGQLGFIIALLAQAGASASRIFEVLDAQSEIVERPNAIPLPPLKGRVEFRHVTFRYFNSSAPVLQDVSFVVEPGQTVALLGATGSGKTSIINLIPRFYDVSEGAVLIDGYDVRDVTIDSLRSQIGIVLQETNLFSGTIRENIAFGRPDASDEEVIAAAKAAAAHDFIMSFPDGYNTRVGERGATLSGGQKQRIAIARALLLNPRLLILDDSTSNVDVATEALIQRALDRLMRGRTSFVIAQRISTVRNADLILVLDKGRLVASGTHAELLETSPIYAEIYASQLVEDAPLPSSNGHAGEGASTL, encoded by the coding sequence ATGCAAGCTAACCGTTTCGCTCAATCATCAACGCAGCGACCAACACCGGGCGCACTGATCCGAGCCATTCGCTATCTTGGCCGACAACGACGCACGGTTACTATTGCTTACGGCGCGCTAGTCATTGCGACGCTGGCCCAGTTGGCGGTGCCGCAACTGGTGCAGAACATGATCGATGCCGTTACCCGCAGTGTCGTGGCAACACGCATCTTGACTGAAGTACCGGCAGCATTCCAGGCTGCCGCAGCCGCTCGGTTGGGCGTCACCATTGAGCAGCTTCAGCTCGATGCTGCCAATGCCGAAGGTATTGTCATTAACGCTGCGTTGCTGATTCTAGCTTTCGCCGTAATGCGCGGCATCTTCTCATTTTTGCAGACGTTTATGGCCGAACGTACATCACACGGATTGGCGTTTGATCTCCGTAACGCTATTTTTAGCAAAATCCAGCGGATGTCGTTCAGCTTTTACGACCGCAACCAGACCGGGCAGTTGATGGTGCGCGCCACCGATGATGTCGAGCGCGTGCGCACGTTCGTCGCACAGGGGTTGGTGTTGGCGGCGCAGTCGTTTTTGTTACTCACCGGGGCATTAATCGTCTTAGCTCTCACCAACTGGCAATTGACACTGGTGATCGTGCCACTGCTGCCGATTGCGTTGGCGGTTTTCTTCATCTTTGGTCGGATCAGCCAACCACTCTTCGCCGAAGTACAGAATCGATTATCACGACTCAATACTATTTTGCAAGAGAATATTGCCGGAATTAAGGTTGTTAAAGCATTTACCCGTGAATCTTACGAAGAGCAGCGGTTCGACCGGGCAGCTACGGCGCTGATGGAGCAACAGATCAAGGTTAATCGCATCTTTGCGTTTCTGTTTCCGGTAGTTTTTCTGATAGCTCAACTCGGTCAAGTAGCAATTCTCTATTTTGGTGGCCAGCAGATCCTCAATGGTACGTTGGCTTTGGGTGAATACCAGAAATTCAGCCTCTACCTTGTGTATGTATTCTTCCCGCTCGGTCAACTCGGTTTTATTATTGCGCTGCTCGCCCAAGCCGGTGCATCGGCTAGTCGCATTTTTGAGGTGCTCGATGCGCAAAGTGAGATTGTGGAGCGACCCAACGCTATTCCGCTGCCACCGCTCAAAGGTCGCGTTGAGTTCCGTCATGTCACGTTCCGCTATTTTAACAGTAGCGCACCGGTGTTACAAGATGTTAGTTTTGTTGTTGAACCGGGGCAGACGGTGGCGCTGCTCGGCGCAACCGGCAGTGGTAAGACCTCGATCATTAATCTGATCCCGCGCTTTTACGACGTGAGCGAAGGAGCGGTGTTGATCGATGGTTATGATGTACGCGATGTGACAATTGATAGTTTGCGGAGCCAGATCGGGATTGTGTTGCAAGAGACAAACCTTTTTAGTGGGACGATCCGCGAGAATATTGCGTTTGGCCGCCCCGACGCGAGTGATGAAGAGGTGATCGCAGCGGCAAAGGCAGCGGCCGCCCACGACTTTATTATGAGTTTTCCCGATGGCTACAACACCCGAGTCGGTGAACGTGGTGCAACCCTCTCTGGTGGGCAAAAACAACGCATCGCCATCGCCCGTGCGCTCCTGCTCAACCCACGCCTGCTCATTCTCGACGATAGCACGAGCAACGTTGATGTTGCGACCGAGGCTCTGATCCAGCGCGCACTTGACCGGCTGATGCGGGGACGTACCAGCTTTGTCATTGCCCAACGGATTAGTACGGTACGGAATGCCGATCTCATCCTCGTGCTCGATAAAGGTCGGCTCGTCGCGAGCGGCACACACGCCGAACTGCTGGAAACGAGTCCGATCTATGCCGAAATCTACGCTTCACAGTTGGTCGAAGATGCACCGCTGCCGTCGTCAAACGGGCATGCGGGCGAAGGAGCGTCTACACTATGA
- a CDS encoding ABC transporter ATP-binding protein, with amino-acid sequence MMGGLGGPGRMLNTEVQKPKNVWATVARFWPYFRPYWFAVALTFILITASAQLQVTAPELIGQAVDCYLFPKADACWYATVDPAATVADRLSGVSGLVGWLLVVFIGGALLQGLAFFSMNWVGQHALRQLREDVFAHIHRLSLGYFARNEAGNVMSRITNDTDTIQQALSFAFLSVVNGILQIGLTINAMVQSNLPYALISLSVVPLMILATFYFSTQARRAFRISRRQLGNVNAGLQESIAGAREVQAFNREAESIAQFERANAANRDASIRAASFTSALNPVLEALGYIAIAIVVVTGSLSALRNEPLFGTTVISLGTVFAFIQYVQRFNQPIQQIATLWTNVQNAIAGGERIFGLLDVQPDLVDAPNARPLPPIKGRVVFDHVWAEYKPGEPVLRDITFVAEPGQTIAIVGPTGAGKTTLVNLIPRFYDVRAGCVTIDGYDVREVTAASLRSQIGIVLQDTFLFADTVMNNIRYGRLEASDEEVIAAARLVGAHEFIERLPEGYQTILGERGTGLSQGQRQLIAIARAALANPRILILDEATSSVDTRTERIIQRAFDQMLNGRTSFVIAHRLSTIRNADLVLMIQNGQIVERGTHHELIARRGAYYELYRQQFATEVETSG; translated from the coding sequence ATGATGGGAGGACTAGGCGGCCCTGGCCGCATGCTCAATACCGAAGTCCAAAAGCCGAAGAATGTCTGGGCGACCGTTGCCCGCTTCTGGCCCTATTTTAGGCCTTACTGGTTTGCCGTTGCCTTGACATTCATCTTGATCACGGCAAGTGCCCAACTTCAAGTTACGGCGCCCGAACTGATCGGGCAGGCCGTTGACTGCTACCTGTTCCCGAAAGCTGATGCCTGTTGGTACGCGACCGTCGATCCGGCAGCAACGGTGGCCGATCGGTTGAGTGGCGTAAGTGGGCTGGTCGGCTGGTTGTTGGTAGTCTTCATCGGTGGGGCGTTATTACAAGGGCTTGCCTTCTTCAGTATGAACTGGGTTGGTCAGCACGCCTTACGTCAACTCCGTGAAGATGTCTTCGCCCACATTCACCGCCTTTCACTCGGCTATTTTGCCCGCAACGAGGCCGGTAATGTGATGAGTCGAATTACGAACGACACCGACACCATCCAGCAGGCGCTCAGTTTTGCTTTCTTGAGCGTTGTTAACGGCATCTTGCAGATCGGCTTGACGATCAACGCGATGGTGCAGAGCAATTTACCCTATGCCCTGATCAGCCTAAGCGTAGTGCCGTTGATGATCCTCGCCACCTTTTACTTCTCAACCCAAGCACGACGCGCGTTTCGCATCAGCCGCCGGCAATTGGGGAATGTCAATGCCGGCTTACAAGAGAGTATTGCCGGTGCTCGCGAAGTCCAGGCGTTCAACCGTGAAGCCGAGAGTATTGCCCAGTTTGAACGAGCGAATGCGGCGAACCGTGATGCCAGTATTCGCGCTGCTAGCTTTACCAGTGCCCTAAACCCGGTGTTGGAAGCACTCGGCTACATCGCTATCGCGATTGTGGTGGTGACCGGTTCGCTCAGTGCGCTCCGCAACGAGCCGCTCTTCGGCACTACCGTCATCTCGCTCGGTACCGTCTTTGCGTTCATTCAGTACGTGCAACGCTTCAACCAACCGATCCAGCAAATCGCTACGCTATGGACAAACGTTCAGAACGCAATTGCCGGCGGCGAGCGGATTTTTGGGCTGCTCGATGTCCAACCGGATCTCGTCGATGCACCAAACGCGCGTCCGTTGCCGCCGATCAAAGGCCGGGTCGTGTTCGATCACGTGTGGGCCGAATACAAACCGGGTGAGCCGGTTCTGCGTGACATTACCTTCGTCGCCGAGCCGGGCCAAACCATTGCCATCGTTGGGCCAACCGGCGCCGGTAAGACCACGTTGGTTAATCTGATCCCGCGCTTCTACGATGTACGTGCCGGTTGCGTAACAATTGACGGTTACGATGTACGTGAAGTGACGGCGGCAAGTTTACGCTCACAGATCGGAATTGTGTTGCAAGACACGTTCCTGTTTGCCGATACGGTGATGAACAACATTCGCTATGGCCGGCTTGAAGCGAGTGATGAAGAGGTCATCGCGGCGGCCAGGCTTGTCGGTGCGCATGAGTTTATCGAGCGCCTGCCCGAAGGTTATCAGACCATCCTCGGCGAACGTGGGACGGGTCTCAGCCAAGGGCAGCGCCAGTTGATCGCCATTGCCCGGGCTGCACTGGCGAACCCGCGCATCCTGATCCTCGATGAGGCAACCAGCAGTGTTGATACTCGCACCGAGCGTATTATTCAGCGGGCTTTTGATCAGATGCTCAACGGACGTACCAGTTTTGTGATTGCCCACCGGCTCAGCACCATTCGTAACGCCGATCTCGTTCTGATGATTCAAAACGGCCAGATTGTCGAACGCGGTACTCATCACGAACTGATCGCGCGTCGTGGGGCGTACTACGAACTATATCGACAGCAATTTGCGACCGAAGTTGAGACAAGCGGGTAA